In Parabacteroides timonensis, the genomic stretch GCACAGAATTGATATGGGTTCCGTGTTCATACATCCAACGGGAAGTCTTTGAATAATACTTATGTCCCAGGCGGCTGTCGATAGTCAGGTTCAAATAAAAGTCTTTATATTCCAAATGACTGGTAAGTCCCATAATCACTTTTGGAATAGCAGAGCCTAAATAAGAGTTATAACTCTTATCGTACAATGGATATCCATTGGCATCGCGCTGAATATTCCCGGAGTCGTCATACAGATAGTCTGAGCCGTACATCACACCGTAAGGTTCACCTTCAATGGCCATTACACTCATTGCCTCCACAAAATACATTTGTATACTCTTCAAACCATCATGCAGTTTCTTCACTTTACTATAGTTACGTGACAACGTAAAGCCCAGATCCCAAGTGAAATCTTTTGTCTCGACAGGTCTTCCGCTCAATGAAATTTCAAAACCATGATTATTCACAGAACCGGCATTCATCAGGCTGGATGAAAATCCGGATGAATTAGGAATAGGTATCTGCAAGATCTGATCTTTTGTCGTATTATTATAGTAGGAAACATCCAAACCAAGGCGATCATTAAAGAAACGGATATCGAGACCATATTCAGCTGAATTAGTTCTCATCGGCTTCAGGTCAAGCGGTGGCAACTGTGTATTCTGGATATTTCCGGGATATACAGTCGAACCTGATTCAGTGGGGAAACCTCCGGGGAATAAGCCGTAATACATATCGAGCTGATAAGCATTCGTATCACTACCAACCTGTGCCCATGAAGCACGGATCTTTCCAAAGCTGAACCAGTCCGGGCGATCCATTAACTCAGAGAAAACCAAGCTACCTCCGACTGAAGGATAGAAATAAGAGTTATTCTGCTTGGGCAGAGTAGAACTCCAGTCGTTTCTGGCCGTAAATGACAGATAAAGGAAACGGTTATACGACAGGTCCAAAGAACCGTACATGCCCCACATCCGTTTGTTCATCATATAAAAAGAAGCCTTCTGATTTTTGGCATTGCTCGGAGTATATAGACCTTCTGCAATGAAGTCGGCGGCTTCCACACTGGTGCTGCGAGTTTTCTGTGACCAGTAGTTTCCTCCCATCATCGCATCCAGCCCGAACTTACCAAACTCTCCATGATATTCTGCATACAAATCACTGTTTACCAGCAGGTTTTTGCTATTATATTTACTCATTCCACCCTTTGTCATATAATCGGAACGTCCGGCCATGGAAGCCCAGAAACCTGATCTCTGCGGAATAGTCTGATCGGTATTAAAATCGGTCATTTCTAACCCCTGACGATAAGTGACTTTCAGGTTATTCAGTATCTTATAACTGACAGAAGCCAGTCCGTTACCATTATAGCTCTGGTCGTTATTCTTATATTGATACAGTATATAATAAGGGTTCAGGGCACCGTCCCAGTTATTCATCAGACCACCGGTAGTGATATCACGTCCCATAGCTTCCAGTTTCTTCAGATCCGTATCGGCCCCCATAATGGGTAATACCGTTGTCGGGTTGAATTGTCCGTGTCCGCTCTCCGGGCGTTGATGGGCATTGGTTACATTAAAATTGATCTTAAAATCATAACTCAGGCGTGAGGTCAGATCACCATTCATACGCATGGTCAGGTTATGTTTCATATAATTAAAAGCCGGCGTAATATCCTTGTAGTACTCGTTTCCATAAGCAAAACGGAAAGTAGCTTTCTTTGTTCCACCGATGAT encodes the following:
- a CDS encoding SusC/RagA family TonB-linked outer membrane protein, which encodes MSNIKQIILRAALCSLMLASSGMTIAAQISIAAKNKPLREVIKDIEKSSDYRFFYNEDLTGLNTVVSVEATNGDIKKVLDKIVAEAGITYILKENNQIVLSARSAQTKQQSTRIITGRVTDQKGDPVIGANVSVKGTTNGTITDMDGDFSLEISGSPVVLVSYIGYKNREIAVGKEKTLSVQLLEDTQLLDEVVVTALGISKSERALNYSAAQLSASEISEVHSGNLLTSLGGKIAGLDITGNKRSGSTKIVLRGIGEIASGSTNKPLYVIDGVPVDNSNNTDVSPFGGTDYGDGLSGMNMDDIESISVLKGPSAAALYGSKASRGALLITTKKGVADQGIGIEFNTNTSMLMPYAGLAQYQQVYGSGQGGNYPKTLADAMAVSEDAYGAKLDPNTTSVFIDGSEHKYVSRYKPMDFYNNGFNTANTLSIIGGTKKATFRFAYGNEYYKDITPAFNYMKHNLTMRMNGDLTSRLSYDFKINFNVTNAHQRPESGHGQFNPTTVLPIMGADTDLKKLEAMGRDITTGGLMNNWDGALNPYYILYQYKNNDQSYNGNGLASVSYKILNNLKVTYRQGLEMTDFNTDQTIPQRSGFWASMAGRSDYMTKGGMSKYNSKNLLVNSDLYAEYHGEFGKFGLDAMMGGNYWSQKTRSTSVEAADFIAEGLYTPSNAKNQKASFYMMNKRMWGMYGSLDLSYNRFLYLSFTARNDWSSTLPKQNNSYFYPSVGGSLVFSELMDRPDWFSFGKIRASWAQVGSDTNAYQLDMYYGLFPGGFPTESGSTVYPGNIQNTQLPPLDLKPMRTNSAEYGLDIRFFNDRLGLDVSYYNNTTKDQILQIPIPNSSGFSSSLMNAGSVNNHGFEISLSGRPVETKDFTWDLGFTLSRNYSKVKKLHDGLKSIQMYFVEAMSVMAIEGEPYGVMYGSDYLYDDSGNIQRDANGYPLYDKSYNSYLGSAIPKVIMGLTSHLEYKDFYLNLTIDSRLGHKYYSKTSRWMYEHGTHINSVPGRDEYYANGTGLDPLKLGKIQSVTASQNVYNGGFIRMKEISLGYKLPASFISKLMLKQANVSLVFSNPFFIWRGSDFCDPTFSLNSTVGMEGVENGGEPAVRSLGINLNLKF